The following proteins are encoded in a genomic region of Methylibium petroleiphilum PM1:
- a CDS encoding YdcH family protein produces the protein MDDNLHSPQRRLIELRIEHGDLDSLIDQASVERPLDELTLRRLKKRRLALRDQIATLEMRLSPPEPA, from the coding sequence ATGGACGACAACCTGCATTCACCGCAACGCCGGCTCATCGAATTGCGCATCGAGCACGGCGACCTCGACAGCCTGATCGACCAGGCGTCCGTCGAGCGGCCCCTCGACGAACTGACGCTGCGGCGTCTCAAGAAGCGCCGCCTGGCCTTGCGGGACCAGATCGCCACACTGGAAATGCGCCTCAGCCCGCCCGAGCCGGCATGA
- a CDS encoding PP2C family protein-serine/threonine phosphatase encodes MSTAPPGYRLAAATGLHRGDRAYQQDQVGVLPHPRVPGCVLAVVADGMGGKSGGRKAADQVLLTAQQLFERYTPTRDTPAETLKQLVLESHLMIKLTAITAEEEPHSTLAAFLISATRACDVIHAGDSRVYHFRGAELVSRTVDHSFVQRLVDEGQITEDEANTHPQSNLLTGCLGTQQDPPLTLSHIPSLEIGDTLLACSDGLWHYFTPRELGAIVHTLSPREASEMLVGKARHRARGGGDNLSLALVRVEALG; translated from the coding sequence ATGAGTACTGCGCCCCCAGGTTATCGACTTGCCGCCGCCACCGGCCTGCACCGCGGCGATCGCGCGTACCAGCAGGATCAGGTCGGCGTGCTGCCGCACCCACGGGTGCCGGGCTGCGTGCTGGCCGTCGTCGCCGATGGCATGGGCGGCAAGAGCGGCGGGCGCAAGGCCGCCGACCAGGTGTTGCTCACCGCCCAGCAACTGTTCGAGCGCTACACGCCGACCCGCGACACACCCGCCGAGACGCTGAAGCAGCTCGTGCTCGAGTCGCACCTGATGATCAAGCTCACGGCGATCACTGCCGAGGAAGAACCGCACAGTACGCTGGCGGCTTTCCTGATCAGCGCCACACGCGCCTGCGACGTGATCCATGCCGGCGACTCGCGCGTCTACCACTTCCGCGGCGCAGAGCTGGTCAGCCGCACCGTGGACCACTCGTTCGTGCAGCGCCTGGTCGATGAAGGCCAGATCACCGAGGATGAGGCGAACACGCACCCGCAATCGAACCTGCTGACCGGCTGCCTCGGCACGCAGCAGGACCCGCCGCTGACGCTGAGCCACATCCCGTCGCTGGAAATCGGCGACACGCTGTTGGCCTGCAGCGACGGCTTGTGGCACTACTTCACGCCGCGCGAGCTTGGTGCGATCGTGCACACGCTGTCACCGCGCGAGGCCAGCGAGATGCTGGTCGGCAAGGCCCGGCATCGGGCCCGCGGGGGTGGCGACAACCTGTCGCTGGCGCTGGTGCGCGTCGAAGCGCTGGGCTGA
- the zapE gene encoding cell division protein ZapE: MTVRQLFGETLSERGYRADEAQLRALDALERCENEWIDYKARRSNAVSKLLRRPPIPRGVYMYGGVGRGKSFLMDCFFQSVPLVRKTRLHFHEFMREVHRELQELKGTADPLDELGSRIARRFRLICFDEFHVADVTDAMILHRLLAALFANRVSIVTTSNFHPDALYPNGLHRDRILPAIELLKDRLEVINVDAGVDYRQRTLEDVALYHTPLGPEADGALTETFERLAEAKDEDPVLNIEQRTIRARRRAGGVVWFDFKTLCGGPRSQNDYLELASQFHTVLLSDVPEMPPRLASEARRFTWLVDVLYDRRVKLVISAAVPPEQLYTDGPLAHEFPRTVSRLTEMQSAEFLALSRRDVDTSLT; encoded by the coding sequence ATGACGGTCCGCCAACTGTTCGGTGAGACGCTTTCCGAGCGCGGCTACCGGGCCGACGAGGCGCAGTTGCGCGCGCTCGACGCGCTGGAGCGCTGCGAGAACGAGTGGATCGACTACAAGGCACGCCGCAGCAATGCGGTGAGCAAGCTGCTGCGCCGGCCACCGATTCCTCGCGGCGTCTACATGTACGGCGGTGTCGGGCGCGGCAAGAGCTTCCTGATGGACTGCTTCTTCCAGTCGGTGCCGCTGGTGCGCAAGACGCGGCTGCACTTCCACGAGTTCATGCGCGAGGTGCATCGCGAATTGCAGGAGCTCAAGGGCACGGCCGACCCGCTGGACGAACTGGGCAGCCGCATCGCGCGGCGCTTCCGGTTGATCTGCTTCGACGAGTTCCACGTCGCCGACGTGACCGACGCGATGATCCTGCACCGCCTGCTGGCGGCACTGTTTGCCAACCGCGTCAGCATCGTCACGACGTCCAACTTCCACCCCGACGCGCTCTATCCCAATGGCCTGCATCGCGACCGGATCCTGCCGGCGATCGAACTGCTCAAGGACAGGCTGGAGGTGATCAATGTCGACGCCGGGGTCGACTACCGCCAGCGCACGCTGGAGGACGTGGCGCTCTACCACACACCGCTCGGACCGGAGGCCGACGGAGCGCTGACCGAGACCTTCGAGCGCCTCGCCGAGGCCAAGGACGAGGATCCGGTGCTGAACATCGAGCAGCGGACGATCCGTGCGCGCCGGCGCGCCGGGGGGGTGGTGTGGTTCGACTTCAAGACCCTGTGCGGCGGCCCGCGCTCGCAGAACGACTACCTCGAACTGGCCTCGCAGTTCCATACCGTGCTGCTGTCCGACGTGCCCGAGATGCCGCCCCGGCTGGCGTCCGAGGCGCGGCGCTTCACGTGGCTGGTCGACGTGCTCTACGATCGGCGCGTGAAACTCGTGATATCCGCCGCCGTGCCTCCCGAACAGCTCTACACCGACGGGCCGCTGGCCCATGAATTTCCGCGCACCGTGTCTCGCTTGACCGAGATGCAGTCGGCCGAGTTTCTGGCGCTGTCGCGGCGAGATGTCGATACGAGCTTGACGTGA
- the lpdA gene encoding dihydrolipoyl dehydrogenase, whose translation MSKTFDVVVIGGGPGGYIAAIRAAQLGFNTACIDEWKNDKGGPAPGGTCTNVGCIPSKALLQSSEHFEHAGHAFADHGIGLKDLSIDVAKMLGRKDTVVKQNNDGILYLFKKNKVSFFHGRGSFVKAGDAGYEIKVSGATEDTLIGKDIIIATGSSARALPGAPFDEESILSNDGALRIPSVPAKLGVIGSGVIGLEMGSVWRRLGAEVTVLEALPTFLGAVDEQIAKEAQKAFMRQRLKIELGVKISEVKKDKKGVSVSYTSAKGDAKTLEVDKLIVSIGRVPNTTGLNAEAVGLKLDERGAIVVDDDCRTNLPKVWAIGDVVRGPMLAHKAEEEGVAVAERIAGQHGHVNFNTIPWVIYTSPEIAWVGQTEQQLKAAGRAYKAGTFPFLANGRARALGDTTGMVKFLADAATDEILGVHIVGPMASELIAEAVVAMEFKASAEDIARICHAHPSLSEATKEAALAVDKRTLNF comes from the coding sequence ATGAGCAAGACTTTCGACGTCGTCGTCATCGGCGGCGGCCCGGGCGGCTACATCGCTGCCATCCGTGCGGCGCAGCTGGGTTTCAACACCGCCTGCATCGACGAGTGGAAGAACGACAAGGGCGGTCCAGCGCCGGGCGGCACCTGCACGAACGTGGGCTGCATCCCGTCGAAGGCGCTGCTGCAGTCGAGCGAGCACTTCGAACACGCCGGCCATGCGTTCGCCGACCACGGCATCGGACTGAAGGATCTGAGCATCGACGTCGCGAAGATGCTGGGGCGCAAGGACACCGTCGTGAAGCAGAACAACGACGGCATCCTCTATCTGTTCAAGAAGAACAAGGTCAGCTTCTTCCACGGCCGCGGCTCGTTCGTGAAGGCCGGTGACGCCGGCTACGAGATCAAGGTCAGCGGCGCCACCGAGGACACGCTGATCGGCAAGGACATCATCATCGCGACCGGCTCGAGTGCACGTGCGCTGCCGGGTGCACCGTTCGACGAGGAGAGCATCCTCAGCAACGACGGGGCGCTGCGCATCCCGTCGGTGCCGGCGAAGCTGGGCGTCATCGGCTCGGGCGTGATCGGCCTCGAGATGGGCTCGGTGTGGCGCCGCCTGGGCGCCGAGGTGACGGTGCTGGAAGCGCTGCCGACCTTCCTGGGCGCGGTCGACGAACAGATCGCCAAGGAAGCCCAGAAGGCCTTCATGAGGCAGCGCCTGAAGATCGAGCTGGGCGTGAAGATCAGCGAAGTCAAGAAGGACAAGAAGGGCGTCAGCGTCAGTTACACCAGCGCCAAGGGCGATGCCAAGACGCTGGAAGTCGACAAGCTGATCGTGTCGATCGGCCGCGTGCCCAACACCACCGGCCTGAACGCCGAGGCGGTGGGACTGAAGCTCGACGAGCGCGGCGCGATCGTGGTCGACGACGACTGCCGCACCAACCTGCCGAAGGTGTGGGCCATCGGCGACGTGGTGCGCGGCCCGATGCTCGCCCACAAGGCGGAAGAAGAGGGCGTGGCGGTCGCGGAGCGCATTGCCGGCCAGCATGGACACGTCAACTTCAACACCATCCCCTGGGTCATCTATACCAGTCCGGAGATCGCCTGGGTCGGCCAGACCGAGCAGCAGCTCAAGGCGGCGGGCCGCGCCTACAAGGCCGGAACCTTCCCGTTCCTGGCCAACGGTCGTGCGCGTGCGCTCGGCGACACGACCGGCATGGTGAAGTTCCTGGCGGACGCTGCGACCGACGAGATCCTCGGCGTGCACATCGTCGGACCGATGGCCAGCGAACTGATCGCTGAGGCGGTGGTGGCGATGGAGTTCAAGGCCAGCGCCGAGGACATTGCCCGCATCTGCCACGCGCACCCGTCGCTGTCGGAAGCGACCAAGGAGGCCGCCCTGGCCGTGGACAAGCGCACACTGAATTTCTGA
- a CDS encoding DMT family transporter, translated as MAWIYLALAGLFEIGWPVGFKLSQQPAYKVWGIAAAVLSMGLSGWLLWLAQREIPIGTAYAVWTGIGGAGTFLIGVLFFGDSASLARYLGVALIVGGVITLKLAH; from the coding sequence ATGGCCTGGATCTACCTCGCGCTGGCGGGCCTGTTCGAGATCGGCTGGCCGGTCGGTTTCAAGCTGTCGCAGCAACCGGCCTACAAGGTCTGGGGCATCGCCGCTGCCGTGCTGTCGATGGGGCTGTCGGGTTGGCTGCTGTGGCTGGCCCAGCGCGAGATCCCCATCGGCACGGCCTACGCGGTCTGGACCGGCATCGGCGGCGCAGGCACCTTCCTGATCGGGGTGCTGTTCTTCGGCGACTCGGCGTCGCTGGCGCGGTACCTCGGCGTGGCACTGATCGTCGGTGGCGTCATCACACTCAAGCTCGCCCACTGA
- the odhB gene encoding 2-oxoglutarate dehydrogenase complex dihydrolipoyllysine-residue succinyltransferase codes for MAIIEVKVPQLSESVAEATLLQWKKKPGEAVAIDEILIEIETDKVVLEVPAPAAGVLAQLVKNDGESCVSDEVIAKIDTEGKEAVSPLEVKPVPEVKPAPGAASDTAGAKGDVAMPAAAKLLAENQLGAGQVAGSGKDGRVTKGDVQAALQTGAKAAAPAVAAPAAAAVSVPVAPSVAKALPAVTVPAALNLGDRPEQRVPMSRLRARVAERLLQSQATNAILTTFNEVNMAPVMEMRKRFQEKFEKEHGVKIGFMSFFVKAAVAALKRYPVINASVDGNDIVYHGYFDIGIAVGSPRGLVVPILRNADQMSFADIEKKIAEFGQKARDGKLSLEDLTGGTFSISNGGTFGSMLSTPIINPPQSAILGVHATKDRAVVENGQIVIRPMNYLAMSYDHRIIDGREAVLGLVAMKEALEDPARLLFDI; via the coding sequence ATGGCCATCATTGAAGTCAAAGTCCCCCAGCTGAGCGAGTCCGTTGCCGAAGCGACGCTGCTGCAGTGGAAGAAGAAGCCCGGCGAAGCCGTGGCGATCGATGAGATCCTGATCGAGATCGAGACCGACAAGGTCGTGCTCGAGGTGCCGGCACCGGCTGCCGGCGTGCTGGCGCAACTGGTCAAGAACGACGGCGAGAGCTGCGTCAGCGACGAGGTGATCGCGAAGATCGATACCGAGGGCAAGGAAGCGGTCAGCCCGCTCGAGGTCAAGCCGGTGCCCGAGGTCAAGCCGGCGCCCGGCGCCGCGTCCGATACGGCCGGCGCGAAGGGCGACGTGGCGATGCCCGCGGCCGCGAAGCTGCTGGCCGAGAACCAGCTGGGTGCGGGCCAGGTGGCCGGTAGCGGCAAGGATGGTCGCGTGACCAAGGGCGACGTGCAGGCAGCGCTGCAGACCGGCGCCAAGGCAGCGGCGCCCGCCGTCGCTGCCCCGGCAGCGGCTGCCGTCTCGGTGCCGGTCGCGCCATCCGTCGCCAAGGCGCTGCCCGCCGTCACGGTGCCGGCCGCGCTGAACTTGGGCGACCGCCCCGAGCAGCGCGTGCCGATGTCGCGCCTGCGGGCCCGCGTGGCCGAGCGGCTGCTGCAGTCGCAGGCGACCAACGCCATCCTGACCACCTTCAACGAGGTCAACATGGCCCCGGTGATGGAGATGCGCAAGCGTTTCCAGGAGAAGTTCGAGAAGGAACACGGCGTCAAGATCGGCTTCATGAGCTTCTTCGTGAAGGCGGCGGTCGCGGCGCTCAAGCGCTACCCGGTCATCAACGCCAGCGTGGACGGCAACGACATCGTCTACCACGGCTACTTCGACATCGGCATCGCGGTGGGCTCGCCGCGCGGCCTGGTGGTGCCGATCCTGCGCAACGCCGACCAGATGAGCTTCGCCGACATCGAGAAGAAGATCGCCGAATTCGGCCAGAAGGCCCGCGACGGCAAGCTGTCGCTCGAGGACCTGACCGGCGGCACCTTCTCCATCTCCAACGGTGGCACCTTCGGTTCGATGCTGAGCACGCCGATCATCAACCCGCCGCAGAGCGCCATCCTGGGCGTGCACGCGACGAAGGACCGCGCGGTGGTCGAGAACGGCCAGATCGTGATCCGGCCGATGAACTACCTGGCGATGTCCTACGACCACCGCATCATCGACGGCCGCGAGGCGGTTCTGGGCCTCGTGGCGATGAAGGAAGCGCTGGAAGACCCGGCGCGCCTGCTGTTCGATATCTGA
- a CDS encoding 2-oxoglutarate dehydrogenase E1 component, with the protein MMQQYRSNSYLFGGNAPYVEELYESYLDNPGSVPEKWRAYFDALQHVPATDGSESRDVAHAPVVESFAQRAKANAFAVKASAAELAVARKQVHVQSLIAAYRTLGARWADLDPLKRTERPKIPELEPAFYDLSESDMDITFSATNTYFTTAEQQTLREILQALRETYCGSIGAEFMHITEPVEKRWWQQRLESVRAKPSFSAAQKTHILDRLTASEGLERYLHTKYVGQKRFSLEGGESFIASMDEVVQRGGERGVQEIVIGMAHRGRLNVLVNTLGKMPKDLFAEFDHTAKEELPAGDVKYHQGFSSDVTTPGGPVHLSLSFNPSHLEIVNPVVEGSVKARLDRRGDKEGDTVLPVLVHGDAAFAGQGVVMETLALAQTRGYYTGGTVHLVINNQIGFTTSDPRDSRSTLYCTDVVKMIEAPVLHVNGDDPEAVVLCTQLALDYRQEFNKDVVVDIICFRKLGHNEQDTPSLTQPLMYKKIAAHPGTRKLYADKLVAQGTLKPDEPDAMVKAFRAAMDAGKHTVDPVLTNYKSKYAVDWTPYLNRKWTDAADTALPLAEIKRLAERITTIPKGFKVHPLVEKVLADRAAMGRGEINVDWGMGEHLAYASLVASGYPVRLSGEDCGRGTFTHRHAVLHDQNREKWDEGTWTPLQHVADGQAPFVVIDSILSEEAVLGFEYGYASADPTTLTIWEAQFGDFVNGAQVVIDQFIASGEVKWGRANGLTLLLPHGYEGQGPEHSSARLERFMQLAADNNMQVCQPTSASQIFHLLRRQQVRMFRKPLVVMTPKSLLRNKDAASPLSEFTRGEFRTVIPEQNADIDAAKVKRVIACSGKVYYDLVKRRDEKKSTDVVILRVEQLYPFPHKAFATELKKYPNATDVVWCQDEPQNQGAWFFVQHYVHENMLEGQKLGYAGRPASASPAVGYAHLHQEQLKALLDQAYGKLKGFVLSK; encoded by the coding sequence ATGATGCAGCAGTACCGGTCGAACTCGTACCTGTTCGGGGGCAACGCGCCCTACGTCGAGGAACTGTACGAGTCCTATCTCGACAACCCGGGTTCGGTCCCCGAGAAATGGCGCGCCTACTTCGACGCGCTTCAGCACGTACCGGCCACCGACGGCTCCGAATCCCGCGACGTGGCGCATGCGCCGGTCGTCGAATCCTTCGCGCAGCGCGCCAAGGCCAACGCCTTCGCCGTCAAGGCCAGCGCCGCCGAACTGGCGGTCGCGCGCAAGCAGGTGCACGTGCAGTCGCTGATCGCGGCCTACCGCACGCTGGGCGCCCGCTGGGCCGACCTCGACCCGCTCAAGCGCACCGAGCGCCCCAAGATTCCCGAACTGGAGCCGGCGTTCTACGACCTGAGCGAGTCCGACATGGACATCACGTTCAGCGCTACGAACACCTACTTCACCACCGCCGAACAGCAGACGCTGCGTGAGATCCTGCAGGCGCTGCGCGAGACCTACTGTGGCTCCATCGGCGCCGAGTTCATGCACATCACCGAGCCGGTCGAGAAGCGCTGGTGGCAGCAGCGGCTCGAAAGCGTGCGGGCCAAGCCGAGCTTCTCCGCGGCGCAGAAGACCCACATCCTCGATCGGCTGACCGCCTCCGAAGGCCTGGAGCGCTATCTGCACACCAAGTACGTCGGCCAGAAGCGCTTCTCGCTCGAGGGCGGCGAGAGCTTCATCGCCTCGATGGACGAGGTGGTGCAGCGCGGCGGCGAGCGCGGCGTCCAGGAGATCGTGATCGGCATGGCCCACCGTGGCCGCCTCAACGTGCTGGTCAACACGCTGGGCAAGATGCCCAAGGACCTGTTCGCCGAGTTCGACCACACCGCCAAGGAAGAACTGCCGGCGGGTGACGTGAAGTACCACCAGGGCTTCTCCAGCGACGTGACCACGCCGGGCGGCCCGGTCCACCTGAGCCTGTCGTTCAACCCCTCGCACCTGGAGATCGTGAATCCGGTGGTGGAAGGTTCCGTCAAGGCGCGACTCGACCGACGCGGCGACAAGGAAGGCGACACGGTGCTGCCGGTGCTGGTGCACGGTGACGCGGCCTTCGCCGGGCAGGGCGTGGTGATGGAGACGCTGGCGCTGGCGCAGACGCGTGGCTACTACACCGGCGGCACGGTGCACCTGGTCATCAACAACCAGATCGGCTTCACCACCAGCGACCCGCGCGACTCGCGTTCCACGTTGTATTGCACCGACGTGGTCAAGATGATCGAGGCGCCGGTGCTGCACGTGAACGGCGACGATCCCGAGGCCGTGGTGCTGTGCACCCAGCTCGCGCTCGACTACCGGCAGGAGTTCAACAAGGACGTCGTCGTCGACATCATCTGCTTCCGCAAGCTGGGCCACAACGAGCAGGACACGCCGTCGCTGACCCAGCCGCTGATGTACAAGAAGATCGCGGCCCACCCCGGCACGCGCAAGCTGTACGCCGACAAGCTGGTCGCCCAGGGCACGCTGAAGCCCGACGAGCCCGACGCGATGGTGAAGGCCTTCCGTGCCGCGATGGACGCCGGCAAGCACACGGTCGACCCGGTGCTGACCAACTACAAGAGCAAGTACGCGGTCGACTGGACGCCCTACCTGAACCGCAAGTGGACCGACGCGGCCGACACCGCGCTGCCGCTGGCCGAGATCAAGCGTCTGGCCGAGCGCATCACGACCATCCCGAAGGGCTTCAAGGTCCATCCGCTGGTCGAGAAGGTGCTCGCCGACCGCGCGGCGATGGGCCGCGGCGAGATCAACGTCGACTGGGGCATGGGCGAGCACCTCGCCTACGCCTCGCTGGTGGCGAGCGGCTATCCGGTACGTCTGTCCGGCGAGGACTGCGGCCGCGGCACCTTCACCCACCGCCATGCAGTGCTGCACGACCAGAACCGCGAGAAGTGGGACGAAGGTACTTGGACGCCGCTGCAGCACGTGGCCGACGGCCAGGCGCCGTTCGTCGTGATCGACTCCATCCTGTCGGAAGAGGCGGTGCTCGGCTTCGAGTACGGCTACGCCTCGGCCGACCCGACCACGCTGACGATCTGGGAAGCGCAGTTCGGCGACTTCGTCAACGGCGCGCAGGTCGTGATCGACCAGTTCATCGCCTCCGGCGAGGTGAAGTGGGGCCGCGCGAACGGACTCACGCTGCTGCTGCCGCACGGCTACGAAGGGCAGGGACCTGAGCACAGCTCGGCGCGCCTCGAGCGCTTCATGCAGCTGGCGGCGGACAACAACATGCAGGTCTGCCAGCCGACCTCGGCGAGTCAGATCTTCCATCTGCTGCGTCGCCAGCAGGTGCGCATGTTCCGCAAGCCGCTGGTGGTGATGACGCCGAAGTCGCTGCTGCGCAACAAGGACGCGGCGTCGCCGCTGTCGGAGTTCACCCGCGGCGAATTCCGCACGGTCATCCCCGAGCAGAACGCCGACATCGACGCGGCCAAGGTCAAGCGCGTGATCGCGTGCTCGGGCAAGGTCTACTACGACTTGGTGAAGCGTCGCGACGAGAAGAAGAGCACCGACGTGGTGATCCTGCGCGTGGAGCAGCTCTATCCCTTCCCGCACAAGGCCTTCGCGACCGAATTGAAGAAGTACCCGAACGCGACCGACGTGGTGTGGTGCCAGGACGAGCCGCAGAACCAGGGCGCGTGGTTCTTCGTGCAGCACTACGTGCACGAGAACATGCTCGAGGGGCAGAAGCTCGGCTACGCCGGCCGACCGGCGTCTGCCTCGCCAGCCGTCGGCTACGCGCACCTGCACCAGGAGCAGCTCAAGGCCCTGCTGGACCAGGCCTACGGCAAGCTCAAGGGATTCGTCCTGTCCAAGTGA
- the hslO gene encoding Hsp33 family molecular chaperone HslO, which yields MSELHKFIFEGLPVRGMLVRLTGAWTELLARRGTERAHPAPVRTLLGEMAAAGVLMQASIKFNGALVLQISGDGPVKLAVAEVQPDLALRATATVVGDVPAGARLEALVNVGGRGHCAITLDPKDRYPGQQPYQGVVPLHGDRREPLQQLSEVLEHYMLQSEQLDTKLVLAANDDVAAGLLIQRLPVEGEGNLGARNEDEIGLNEAYNRIAHLSATLTREELLTLDADTLLRRLFWEETVRRFEPLTGEHGPRFACSCSRERVARMLRGLGREEFDGLIAERGLAEVGCEFCGAQYHFDAVDGGEVFTAPRDQPPASRAVQ from the coding sequence ATGAGCGAACTCCATAAATTCATCTTCGAGGGCCTGCCGGTGCGCGGCATGCTGGTGCGTTTGACCGGCGCGTGGACCGAACTGCTGGCACGCCGGGGGACAGAGCGGGCGCATCCGGCGCCGGTGCGCACGCTGCTCGGCGAGATGGCGGCCGCCGGGGTGCTGATGCAGGCCAGCATCAAGTTCAACGGCGCACTGGTGCTGCAGATCTCGGGCGACGGGCCGGTGAAGCTGGCGGTGGCCGAGGTGCAGCCCGACCTGGCGCTGCGGGCCACGGCCACGGTGGTCGGCGACGTGCCGGCCGGCGCGCGGCTGGAGGCGCTGGTCAACGTGGGCGGGCGCGGCCATTGCGCGATCACGCTGGACCCCAAGGACCGCTACCCGGGCCAGCAGCCCTATCAGGGCGTGGTGCCGCTGCATGGTGACCGGCGCGAGCCGCTGCAGCAGCTGTCGGAGGTGCTGGAGCACTACATGCTGCAGTCGGAGCAGCTCGACACCAAGCTCGTGCTGGCGGCGAACGACGACGTGGCCGCCGGCCTGCTGATCCAGCGCCTGCCGGTCGAGGGCGAAGGCAACCTCGGCGCGCGGAACGAGGACGAGATCGGCCTCAACGAGGCCTACAACCGCATCGCCCACCTCAGTGCGACGCTGACGCGCGAGGAGTTGCTGACGCTGGACGCCGACACCCTGCTGCGGCGGCTGTTCTGGGAGGAGACCGTGCGCCGCTTCGAGCCGCTGACCGGCGAGCACGGGCCGCGCTTCGCCTGCAGCTGCTCGCGGGAGCGCGTGGCGCGCATGCTGCGCGGCCTGGGGCGCGAGGAGTTCGACGGCCTGATCGCCGAGCGCGGGCTGGCCGAGGTGGGCTGCGAGTTCTGTGGCGCCCAGTACCACTTCGATGCGGTCGACGGCGGCGAGGTCTTCACGGCGCCCCGCGACCAGCCGCCGGCCTCGCGCGCCGTGCAGTAG
- a CDS encoding gamma carbonic anhydrase family protein has protein sequence MALYQLDDRVPQVHATAYVAESAELIGSVEIGEGASVWSQVTMRGDNEPIVIGRHSNVQEGSVLHTDPGCPLVVGEGVTVGHQAMLHGCTVGDGALIGIQAVVLNRAKIGRNCLVGAGALVTEGKEFEDGMLILGSPAKAVRPLSEEDIARMRRGTQTYVERGQRFKATLKRVG, from the coding sequence ATGGCCCTGTACCAGCTCGATGATCGCGTGCCGCAGGTGCACGCGACGGCCTATGTGGCCGAGAGCGCCGAGCTGATCGGCAGCGTGGAGATCGGCGAAGGCGCCAGCGTGTGGTCGCAGGTCACGATGCGCGGCGACAACGAGCCCATCGTCATCGGTCGCCACTCCAACGTGCAGGAAGGCAGCGTGCTGCACACCGACCCGGGCTGTCCGCTGGTGGTGGGCGAGGGCGTCACCGTGGGGCACCAGGCGATGCTGCACGGCTGCACCGTCGGCGACGGCGCCCTGATCGGCATCCAGGCGGTGGTGCTCAACCGCGCGAAGATCGGCCGCAACTGCCTCGTCGGTGCCGGCGCGCTGGTCACCGAAGGCAAGGAGTTCGAGGACGGCATGCTGATCCTCGGCAGCCCTGCCAAGGCGGTGCGGCCGCTGAGCGAGGAGGACATCGCGCGCATGCGGCGCGGCACCCAGACCTATGTGGAGCGCGGGCAGCGCTTCAAGGCCACGTTGAAGCGCGTGGGTTGA
- a CDS encoding DUF455 family protein: MGNSGKAIILRMHPDLPCAGEQALELRSQALTLLQECDPLAKASAARALLARRDALALDTTAMLQPAGPLPGRPARPLLLPALRVPQRSMASPEGRASLLHAIAHIEFNAIKYV; the protein is encoded by the coding sequence ATGGGCAACTCCGGCAAAGCGATAATTTTACGGATGCATCCCGACCTGCCCTGCGCCGGCGAGCAAGCCCTTGAACTGCGAAGCCAAGCGCTGACGCTGCTGCAGGAATGCGATCCACTGGCCAAGGCTTCTGCGGCGCGCGCACTGCTGGCCCGGCGCGATGCGCTCGCGCTCGACACCACGGCCATGCTTCAGCCTGCAGGCCCGCTGCCCGGCCGGCCCGCACGGCCCCTGCTGCTGCCGGCGCTGCGCGTGCCGCAACGTTCGATGGCCAGTCCCGAGGGCCGGGCCTCGCTGCTGCACGCCATCGCCCACATCGAGTTCAACGCGATCAAGTACGTTTAG
- a CDS encoding MarC family protein, translating to MDHSFVSAFVLLLLVLDPFGSLPIFISVLKGVPPERRTRVAVREVLIAFCVLLAFMFAGQGFLNLMHLSERSLEVAGGVILLIIAIRMIFTSGSQIYASDGGAREPFIFPLAVPLLAGPSAMATVLLLASRQPQQLMQWVGAVSAAMLVCGAVMLAADRIRKLLGHSMVSAIEKLMGLVLTAVAVEMILAGLKRYFFDSL from the coding sequence ATGGATCACAGCTTCGTCTCCGCCTTCGTCCTGCTGCTGCTGGTGCTCGACCCCTTCGGCAGCCTGCCGATCTTCATCTCGGTGCTGAAGGGCGTGCCGCCCGAGCGGCGCACCCGCGTGGCGGTGCGAGAGGTGCTGATCGCCTTCTGCGTGCTGCTGGCCTTCATGTTCGCGGGGCAGGGCTTCCTGAACCTGATGCACCTGTCGGAGCGCTCGCTCGAGGTGGCCGGCGGCGTGATCCTGCTGATCATCGCGATCCGCATGATCTTCACGTCGGGCTCGCAGATCTACGCGTCCGACGGGGGCGCGCGCGAGCCCTTCATCTTCCCGCTCGCGGTGCCGCTGCTGGCCGGGCCGTCGGCGATGGCCACGGTGCTGCTGCTGGCCTCGCGGCAGCCGCAGCAGCTGATGCAATGGGTCGGCGCGGTCAGCGCGGCGATGCTGGTGTGCGGCGCGGTGATGCTGGCGGCCGACCGCATCCGCAAGCTGCTCGGACACTCGATGGTGTCGGCGATCGAGAAGCTGATGGGCCTGGTGCTGACCGCGGTGGCGGTGGAGATGATCCTGGCGGGGTTGAAGCGCTACTTCTTTGACAGCCTTTGA